AGTTTAATTTGTAGAGATGAAGGGCAAATGGAAGCAGAACAGCAAAAAGAAGAAGGGAAATGTTGTGTTACAGAAGTACATGGTGGCAGTGGATGAGTTTATTAAAAGCAAAAGTGGCCCTGAAGAGGAAAATGACCATGGCTTAagatttgtaaaaaagaaaagcagaaaggAGCTGCGTAAAGAAAAgcgaaaaatgaaaaaagccaaaatgaaaagttattaTGAGGGTAAGAAGCCCATCAGTTTACCAATGGATGATGGCAAAAACTCCGGAATACCAGCTgatgaacagcagcagcagcaacaacaggaggagaagaaaaagaagaaaacaaagaaagaagtgTCAAAAGCACAGTCTAGTAGTGCTCCTACAGATAAATCAGACCGCTCTAAAACACCATCTTCCAAGAAAGGCAAGAAGATTAATACGCTTCAAGAATCAAGAAAAAAGGCACTTCTGGAGGCAAATGAAGACGAGGacagagaaataaagaaattagAGCGCTACCTGGGATTaaacaagagaaaaaacaagaaaagtcTGCCTCAATCCTTTGTGGCTGATGGACTTGATTACATCCTAGGTATGCTTGACTCTGGCTCATCGGCTGTGGGGatgtatgatgatgatgatgacatggATATGGCTAAGGATAACTTTAAAAAACTTGATGAGAATGACTCTCAGCTGTCAGATGAGGAACCTGGAGATGAGATGGCGAGTGAGGGCAGCGATGAAGATATGGACTCATGTGACGATGAAAATGTAGTGGACGAGGAGgccagtgatgatgatgatgatgaagtgGTTGATGAGGAGAAGGAGGAAATGGAGGCTGAGCTGGATGAGAGTGATGCAGCTGACTCAGACAatgaaaatgaagaagaaatgGTGGAAGAAGCAGATACTAAGGCATCAGGCTCAATGTCAGAAACTGTGAGTTTAgaattttttgtttattattgtcatAGCATTGACATATTGTATGCTGCAAAATGGATCTAATAGTAAGATACATCTTCCAATGTCCAGGTCATCTCTGCAGCAGGCAAATATGTCCCGCCTCAATTGCGAGGCGACGGAGATGATAAACGCAAAGCTGAGCTCGAAAAACTGAAGAGGAATGTGAAAGGTCTGGTGAACAGGTAACCGTCTTACCACAGAACAGCAGTAGCACATTCCCCCTCCTACTAATCAAACGTTGTATTCgtacacaataaaacacaccATTGCTCAATTTAACACACTCAGGGTTTTTTGTTGCTTCACCCTGATGACTCCTGTTCCCTAATATTACCAAACATTAGATAGATATTGCTGTGTAAATTATGTTGCTAAGTCAGTTTGCCAGCTCATACATTTCTCTAATTGTAACACTTTTACACTATGTTTTAGCCTTTACAATTATAGCAATTTTTTTCAGCTGAAGTTACATAGCTTTGCTTTAACAATTCTGTACAATTTTGTTAAAAATATTCACTGTAGTAGATGTACACAATTTTGCATTGTGTACCaaagaaaattatttttgcCAGATTCAAACTTAAAAAATTCTTCCCCTTTCTTTTCATGAAGTGAAAGACGCTTATGCATCATGCACTTTGggacatatactgtatgaacCACTAAGAGTTTTTTTTCTAGGTTTTAGGGTGCCCTGTCAGGTCCTTCTGAAAACCTGATTATTAACCAGAATATTTTCATCATCaagtttttagtttgtttgtttttctattaACTGTTGGTGACatcttaaaaatgtgttttttttgtctgacgGACAGTCCAAACcacaaagatattcattttacaATAATATAAGATGGATAATAGAAGCAGGTCCTCAAATTTGAGAAGAGCAGAATTTAGCCTTTAAATATGAATGGATtgtacaaaagaaaaatataggCTGTATGAAATCTTGCTGGCCAATGCTGGAGTCACAATAACGCCCAACTTCTGAGCTGGGTCTTTTGTTTCCTCTGTATACCACTGTAATTCTTTTTAAAAGTGATAATTCATCCATTTTCTAACTTCTTCAGGCTGAGTGAGCCCAACATGGCGTCCATCAGTGGTCAGCTGGAGGAGCTGTACATGAGCTGCAGCAGGAAGGACATGAATGATACCCTAACGGAGGTGCTACTAGCAGCCTGCGTCACCCCGTCCCTGATGCCTGACAGACTACTGATGGAGCACGTCCTGCTTGTCAGCGTCCTCCATTACGCCGTTGGGTTAGAGGTAAACACGGCCCACTTTACTTCTTTCTCGGATAAATCTTAATTAAGGAGGTTTTACTTTCTGGAGGCATTTCCATTTGGAGACCTTCAGTTCACTGTCTCATCCACTGATTGGAGTGACAGCAGGAGTCGGGTAGCTTTTGGTTATACTAGCCTGTGTGGGAGAAATGGTAACCACTGACCTGAGAACTGACATGAACTCTTAGATTATTCATTAGCGGCTTTTTTTTGCTGCTCCACTGTCAgctaatgtgtttttaatgaatTGGAAAGTGATATGTAACACCTTGGTTTCCtttgcttaaaggaacacgctgacttattgggaatttagcttattcaccgtaatcCCCAGAGtaagactagtccatacatacccttctcatctccgtgcgtgctgtaacgctgtctgacggttccagcattagcttagcctagcatagaTCCTGTAGGTAACTGGATCCAACTAGCCTAccgctccgaattgtgacaaaagtgacaaaataacgccaacatgttcctatttacatgttgtgatttgtgtagtcacagcgtgtacaaaaaacaacgtaacatgagacacagccatcttctaaccgtaaacaaactgggaactatattctcagacaggcttgctgcgagcatatcactccgcccaagtactatattcttccgcctgagaatatagttcccggtttgtttagagttagaagatggctgtgtctcatgttacattgtttttttgtacacgctgtgactctataaatcacaacatgtaaataggaacatgttggcgttattttgtcacttattcggagcagtaggattactggaaccattcacctgcatgttctgtgctggcctgatgccgctggagccgtcagacagccttacagcacacactgagatgagaagggtatgtatcgacttgtctcagtctgggggttacggtgaataagctaaattcccaataagtcggcgtgttcctttaaagtgtaATAGGATTATCTCTCAGTTATATTAACTCTCCATCCTGTAAATGACCTTAAACCGGATCATCAGTAAAATTAGCCGCAGTCAACAGTTGGCTTTCAACACAGTTTGAGGGATCTTTAAGATTATTTAAGAAACATTTTGCACCATTGAATAATTTTGACTTATTATGGTAGTTTTCTATCACCCACCATTTCTATCACTTAtgatttatgttttatattttattgctGAACTGTGCGGATACAGCAACAGTCCTAGAACATAGATTCAACATTGACTTTTGAAGTCCTGTGTGTTATGAAGTTTTACAATGcaatcattatttatattttaaggtGTTTTGACTTGAAACCGTGGGGCTTGTCTACTTGAAATCGTGGGGCTTGTCTACTTGTGTGATGCTGTTCTATTGAGCCATTATTTATCATATGTCATCGTCCACAGATATTAACATACATAATCCAGTTATAACATGAATGAAGTTTTGAATATTCCCATTTCAAAATTTTCCAGGTGGGAGCCAATTTTCTGGAGACAGTTGTGCGAAGGTTTGACGAGGTGTACCACAACTCGTCTGAAAGCAAGGAATGCGACAACTTGGTCGCCATTGTCAGTCACCTCTATAACTTCCAGGTGGTGCATTCTGTTCTCATCTTCGACATCCTAAAACTTTTGGTCGGAGCTTTTACAGAGAAGGACATTGAACTAGTTTTGTTAGTGCTGAGGAATGTCGGTTTCGCCCTGAGGAAGGACGACGCTCTTGCTCTCAAGGAGCTTATCTCTGAAGGCCAACGTAAGGCCAGTCTCATGGGCTCAAAGCTTCAGGATCAGACAAGGGTAGGGTAAACAGAATTACTCATTTACTAGGCATTCTTAATAACATATGTCTAGCTACAGCATTGCATAATTGATTTTCCAATTAGGTATCAATTTTGGAAGCTTATCTAACATTACTTTATATGCACACGTGTTCTCAGGTGCGTTTCATGCTGGAAACCATGCTGGCTTTGAAGAACAATGATATGAGGAAGATCCCAGGCTACGATCCTGAGCCTATGGAGAAACTGAGGAAGTTGCAGAGGACTCTGGTGGGTGACTTTTACAGCATGACcatatttcatttgaaatatcCCCATTTTCCTacatttgtgaaaataaatataGATTTTTAATGTGTAGCTTATAGGCACTGGTATTATTCATTACTGAACATGATAATTGTATTCTTTCAACGTTATTTTCATAGAAGCTTCCACTTGTACCACCAGGTGGCCCCAGAGTTTCACCTTTACAGACCCAAATTCCATAGTGCAGCTGATGCTTTCAGCATGACCATCAGTATAGCTGTTTTAACAGTTGTCTACTTCAGGATTGCTAATTTGGTGTCCTTTAATATTTTGCAAATAGTGTTTGCCTCCTAAGTGCAGTTATGGCTAATTCTGTGTAAATGTGGTACTCAGATCCAGCGGCGTGCAGGAGGCAGTGACATGAAACTGAGGGTCTCTCTGAACAATCTCCTGGCAGCAGAGCAAGTGGGCCGCTGGTGGATCGTCGGCTCCTCGTGGAGCGGAGCACCCATGATCGGCGAACAAGGAAACACAACCTCAAAACAGAGCACTGCTGAAGGACAGGTAGAGTACTGGAACCACAGACGATACATGTGTACAGTAGGCATCCCAGTACAGATCTGCATGGGAGCTAGGCATCTTTTAATATAAATGGGTTTAGCATTCCCCTGGTAGGGAAAGCAGATATTGAACTGATCATGTACCATTTTGTCTGTGTTGCAGTATTGTATTCAGTGAATTCAATTTGTGTAACTAATTTAtaatcttcacaaaaaaaattccacatttatttttattatttgactTAAAAGTCATTATTTTTGGCACTTAACATCAGTTATCCATCATAACCACCACTTGCATCAAAATGTTGCCAAATTTCATTTCTTGTAATTAAAGTTCTGTACTGTAGGTTGTGTTTAGACATTTAACATTTGAAAAGCTTGTCCTGTCTTTTGTTTATAGAAAACCCCTTTTGTATTTATtagtattaaatattaaatctcTTAAATCTTGTCAGTATTATTCAGTGATGTCAGCACTTTGATGAGTGCATTTGGCCTTAGCAGCCTTTCTCacttaactgtttttttttctttcttttttcagtttagtgcCAAAGTCTTAGAGCTGGCTAGGAAACAGAGGATGAACACTGAGGTCAGAAGAAACATCTTCTGTGTGATAATGACCAGTGAAGATTACCTGGATGCCTTTGAGAAACTGCTCAGGTCTGTTATCACTCACCTCTACAGTGCGTCTCTATGTTAAGTAGGTTGACCAcagataaaaagaaagaaatatgacTTGCTTATTTAAGCCTGGTTTCATTTCAAAGTAGCCCAGCTGTAAGGTATTTTAAAGCCTTTTGTTTGCTCTGTGTGAAGGATGGGCCTAAAGGacaagcaggagagagagattgtTCATGTTCTGATGGACTGCTGTCTGCAGGAGAAAACCTTCAATGCCTATTACGCTGTACTGGGAGAAAAATTCTGCTCCCAGGATCGCCGCTTCCAGGTACTCTAGCTGGTAAAACCCACACCTTGACAACTgagaacagaaaataaaactactCTCACTTACACAAAACCTTACAGACAAACGGACCCTATTTTAGATCTCCAAGACCACATCAAACCACAACATCCTCAAATAAACTACCACCACAACTACAATCAGATTAGTACATGCCATTAACAGGCTTTCTCCTAGAGAATTATTTGATATGTAAACGCATGAAATTGTTGGCAAtaaacggtaaaaaaaaaaaaagtgaatagcAAATGTAACCCTGCTGTCATAACAAATCTGATTTGAACAGACTGTATGAAATAGCTGTTGCCATATTGGCAATGTCTGACGCCTAAATGTCGCCTAAACTCCCTACTAATCCAAAAATGGGCAAAGAGGTGGAGCGTGCATGGAGCTGAGGCAGGCCAAATAAAGCCTACAGTCTATGCTCACCTCCTGTGATGGCAGCCCACCTGTCTTTTAAATCGGAACGCCCTTAAGCATAACTTTAAGccttaatataatttaaatggGTGAGTAATAAAAAGCTTAGTCTATACAGAAGACGTTTCATTTAAGGGATTGTGCTGGTGCCGTCGGAGGTTCTGCTGGATGTCCGTCACCATTATAAGCAGATATAAAGAGTTGCATTGATAATTGAATTACCTGCTGGATGTGTGTGACCACCCAGTCTCTAAACTGTATGTGACCCATGTGTGGCCTGCACTTCACCTCTGCAGTGTGGGAGCCTCTCACACCTCTCACCTCTGATATTATTTGACTCAAACTGTGACTACAAACAATGGGGGTGCTACCACACTTCCTACTTTGCAGCCATGTAGGCCGCAGGTCCATATCAGAGACTGATGACCATTGTCTTCATCAAAGAGCTCAAACCAGAGCTGGTGGGAATGTTTGCTTTTCACATGTAAACTGGAGCTGGattctagggctgccacctcttagtcgactaatcggtcgttttggtcttagtcgactaagatttctttagtcgattagtcatttttttatgcttattcatgcttaattacttattttcaAGAAacgtctgagcacatttatggtaaacacaagatttaaagtggtgcttttgcaggattaattgtggagaaactcagttttacagatggttaattaactacatttatattgtgcctttctagtcttaaccacctctcaaagcgcacagctctgtcagttaaatcaactaatcgattagtcgacaaaattgtataagtgttagtcgactaagaatttctttattCGAGGACAGCCGTACCGGATTCGATGATTACCTCTGTAGAGAAGCCAgtgtctgttgtttattgtttCCACCCCTATTTTTCGGAATCACCTGTGTATCTTTCAGTTCAGTTATACAATCTTTGAATTTGATGTCCTGTATTCTCCAAGATGACTTTCCAGTTCAGCCTATGGGACAAGTTCAGGGAGCTGTCCAACCTTCCCAGCAGCACTTTTAACAACCTGGTTCAGCTGGTTACCCACTTCCTTCAGAAGAAGTGCCTCTCACTCTCCATACTCAAAGTGAGTGACGTGCCCTGTGCAGGTTGAAGCTTTTActatattacatttatatatttgatgttaatttgttttaatcttAAAACACGTCCATGACAGtctcctctgtgtttttctgtgtaggTAATAGAGTTCGGGGAGCTTGATAAGTCCACCGTGCGATTCTTGCGTCAGGTGCTCACCAAACTGCTAAAAGACATTGAGCCTGAGGACCTAGCCAGCATATTTGGAAGGTGAGCTTCATTTTGCATACACTTAGTTCTTAGAGGTTTGGAGATTCAAACATGTAAATTAATGCAAAACAAGacacactgaaaaacaaaacttttaaGTCTAAGTCGAATAAGTCAGCCATGCTAGCAACTCTGCAAGGCTACACAGCAGTAATTTGAGAttaatgctaacatcagcatgacGATGCTTACATAATGATGTTTCGCAAGAATGAGTTCATCAtattagtttagcgtgttagcatgctaatatttggTAATTAGTACTCAACACTGCTAAAAGTACAGCTGAGACTGATTACAatttcattagttttgcaggtatttggttatAAACTGACAGTGTTTGACCTCATGGTGCCCCTTGATGAAAGCAGATTAATAGTCACTAGgtttcatcctctggggaccatgaatgtccaaaacttcatggcaatccatccaatagttgtggagatatttcagtctggatcaaaATGGTGGAGAGACCACAATTGCCATCTATGGATACAAGCTGCTTGCATGGCTAAAAAATCTATTTTACCTGTTCTGCAATGTTGACCTCCATTAGCCCGCATCTTGTAAAACCACTCCTCTCTACTGCTTCGCACCATGTGAACATCTAACATCAATGTCCCTCATTGTTTCCCATCCACCAGGATTTCAGGAATTCCCAAGCTAGGAATGCTGCGGGAGGGCTTGAAGCTTTTCATCAGCCACTTCCTGCTGAAGAATGCCCAGTCACAGGGACCAGCTGAGCAAGCAGTAATGCTGTCAGAACGCGCCCAGGTCGCCACCAAAGCCATGGAGGCCAAAGAGGCCAAGCTCAAACtgtaaaacacatacacacacaaccacacacaccagAAACTCAACAAACGTACATAACACAACTATGGAACAGTAAAAGGCTTGTTAGTAGAAATTGTCTCCTTACACAAATAACTCAAACCTAGTTTTCTTTAAAGAagaataaatatgtttttgatattaaatgaatgtttttgcTTTGGGGAGTCGTTTACATAATTGTTACCATGAAGATTTTTAAATCTGGAAGATACTGATGCCTTAGAGACACACCAGTATTATTTAttggttttatttattctaCTATTAATAACTAGATTTTCTTCATGACAATTTGACTAGCAATACATtggatattttatatatttcaatTCCTAAATACATTGTCCATAACGGTgcttgtacagtatatttggaGTGTAACAATTTGTTCAACATCCGTCATAAAAGCCTCAATAAATCACAGACGTTTTGCCAAAATCTTTGACTCCTTTTgtggagagaaagaaacaatttTCTCTTACAACCACtctcatttcttcttcttcttctatgccatacttttttttttttttttt
The genomic region above belongs to Perca flavescens isolate YP-PL-M2 chromosome 22, PFLA_1.0, whole genome shotgun sequence and contains:
- the nom1 gene encoding nucleolar MIF4G domain-containing protein 1, whose protein sequence is MKGKWKQNSKKKKGNVVLQKYMVAVDEFIKSKSGPEEENDHGLRFVKKKSRKELRKEKRKMKKAKMKSYYEGKKPISLPMDDGKNSGIPADEQQQQQQQEEKKKKKTKKEVSKAQSSSAPTDKSDRSKTPSSKKGKKINTLQESRKKALLEANEDEDREIKKLERYLGLNKRKNKKSLPQSFVADGLDYILGMLDSGSSAVGMYDDDDDMDMAKDNFKKLDENDSQLSDEEPGDEMASEGSDEDMDSCDDENVVDEEASDDDDDEVVDEEKEEMEAELDESDAADSDNENEEEMVEEADTKASGSMSETVISAAGKYVPPQLRGDGDDKRKAELEKLKRNVKGLVNRLSEPNMASISGQLEELYMSCSRKDMNDTLTEVLLAACVTPSLMPDRLLMEHVLLVSVLHYAVGLEVGANFLETVVRRFDEVYHNSSESKECDNLVAIVSHLYNFQVVHSVLIFDILKLLVGAFTEKDIELVLLVLRNVGFALRKDDALALKELISEGQRKASLMGSKLQDQTRVRFMLETMLALKNNDMRKIPGYDPEPMEKLRKLQRTLIQRRAGGSDMKLRVSLNNLLAAEQVGRWWIVGSSWSGAPMIGEQGNTTSKQSTAEGQFSAKVLELARKQRMNTEVRRNIFCVIMTSEDYLDAFEKLLRMGLKDKQEREIVHVLMDCCLQEKTFNAYYAVLGEKFCSQDRRFQMTFQFSLWDKFRELSNLPSSTFNNLVQLVTHFLQKKCLSLSILKVIEFGELDKSTVRFLRQVLTKLLKDIEPEDLASIFGRISGIPKLGMLREGLKLFISHFLLKNAQSQGPAEQAVMLSERAQVATKAMEAKEAKLKL